Genomic segment of Pagrus major chromosome 19, Pma_NU_1.0:
ACTCGGCTCCCCATGAGAGCGGAAGCAGCTCCTCCAGTGTCATCATGGTGTAGGATCCATCCACCTTGGTCATGAAGACAGGTATATCTCCAAACTGAGAGGGGAGCGGTGAGATTTTAAAGATTGAAAAAGAATCTGCTccgatataaaataaaaataagtcaGTGTTATGATTGCTTTTGATGCTGAATATTGTTTGGAGCTGCGTTACCTCTCTGATGACCTGTCGGCAGGCTCCACAAGGAGGGATCACCCGGTCCTCAAGATCactgcagagagaaattaaatgaattataGTCTGGtccctctctctgcagccaATGTCACATACATGCCACTTTGTTAAAGATGTCTTTGTGAAAGAAGAATTAAAATCAGACAAGTGTAAAACTTCacaatcacaaaaataaaaacaaaaacacctctGTAGTACCTGGAAACAGCAATAGCCTTAAATTTCCTGTGACCTTCAGAAACAGCCTTGTTTATAGCAGTCCTCTCTGCACACAGCCCGAGGTAGAAGCATGCATTTTCAACATTGCAACCTGTcaagaaacaaagacacaaggtgtttcacattttacagatttcaacatttttgttttttatgctggAATCCACAAAATCAACAAGACATCTGTCCACAAAAAGCGACAACCTACACACATAAGTGACATTTCTTACTTTTAAACATGGCAAATACCTGCTGTAAATGTCTCTGTCACTATTTCAAAATGGCCAAAGATCACGTTGTACCTGTGAAGATCTTCCCATCCTCTGTTAGCAGGGCTGATCCTACCCTGAGCTCACTGTAAGGGCAGTAAGAGAACTCTTTGGCCTTGTGGGACTCCTGAATAAGAGATTTGATCCAGTCGGCTGTGTCTCCAGTCTTCAGGTTTGCCATTTCAGCTGCTTAGATTCAGTCCTATAAAAATCCACACACTCACTGTACAGTTTGCTCAtgaaaacaagcaaaagcaTTAACTTCCAATCAAATAGATACGTTATTGTAGAgcagtaaaaatgtgtttcgAGACAAAGACAGGTATAATTTAATAAACTTACACTGACCTGTGCGGCTGTGAGAGGAGGGATGTCAGCTGTCGTCTCTTTGTGCTTTATGTTGAGATCCCGCGTCTTTAAGTAGCTCCTTTCCTCAACATTACCGTCCGTTTGCATGAGAGATTTGGCTAACAGTCATGCAAAAGATTCAAATTTCCCTCGAAGCAAGTTcatctcttttctttattttatttagactACAATGACCCCCCAATCCAGGTCaaacatatacataaacatacttTAAACTGatatttcaaatttaaattGAAGTGTCTTCCCTGTAATGGGTGAACAGTTCCAAGTGCTGACACGGCCATTAAGTGCAATTTAGTCTGCAGACATTGGGTACACGCTGTGACAGATGTCTGAAGCGTTTACATCTATTTTACCTACAACATTTAAGGACACAAGCCTTTTTTGAAAATCCATTTTGAATGCGCACACTGTCGCCTCTGCTCCAGTCTATGTATTTGGCTGACAAATAGGCAGAACATTCAAATGACGCCCTCTGATATTCAGAGGaactgtttgaaatgtaaatcAGCTCTGTGGCTGCAGCCAGATGTCTCCAGATATAACCAGCTTGATCTGGTCCAATGTCATATCGATTTCATTAGTTAGATTATAGATTTGTTTGACTTTGGGTCACAGAAGTTCATCTCACTCAAAGACGACATGAGACTTATTTGAATGAAGCCTGTTTAACTGGTGACAGAGAGTAAGTGAACAACGTGTCCCCTACTTTGGAAAAGCACACAGCCCATTCACACTGGGATGGTTTTAACATAAATGATTTTATTCTGTTCTTACTAACTGTctccagcagccacagcagcagcagcagcagtctcaTGTGGATCTAACATGGATGGATGTGAATGAACAtctggaaaaagaagagaaggacGACAGAAAGTGGGGAAGAGAGGGACAAAGGGATAGAGCCGAAAACAGAATGGTCATCAATATTTTGTATCACAGTAGATGAGAAGTATGCGGATGGGAACACAGCATTGTTAGTCCCAAAGCTGAACAGCAGATGGCAGTACAGCACACACTATGAAGCAATGATTCTCACCTTTGCTCTTCTCAGAGGAGTGACTGCAGGCCAGACACCTCCACTCCTCCATGTAACTGCACAGGCAAAAGAGCAAAGTATTAAAACATGTTCCAAAATAACACACGTTCAATTATTTTCACCaacattacagctgcaaagcaTCAGAATGTCTCAGACTTTGTGCATCTTACTCCTCAAAGTTGAGAGTGTTGGTCCAGGCCAGGAGCTCATCCAGCTCCCACTCCTCCAGTATCTCATCGTCTCCCTTCTCTTCAGTGACGCCCGTTGCTTCCTGGGCTGAGTTCCCCACCAGCGTCGCCATGAATCGGTGCCCTGGGTGAGTCTGCAGACGTCCCCGGTTATACCTGTACGTAAGGGAGGGAGGGCATTCGCACTTCTACACAGGACTGCACACAACCCTGTCACAGAAGtgtattttccacattttttgaTAGAAAAGGGCAGAAAAGGACTTTAATGTTCATGTGACAGTTGGCAGTCTTGCAGTGTGTTAAAAAGTAAgcctttgtttttctgaaagaGTCTACACCATCCAGACTTTTCCATGAGAGACCCGTGGCTGTATACACAATCAACTGCTCTCAGACTTTAAACCTGCAGCCACACGGCCCTTAATGGGATAGTTTGTCAAGGCCTGCTGCATGCTGGGAGGCAAACTGGTGCTTTGAGTTACACCCTATgttaatgctaacatgctaatgtgtTAGATCTTCCCCTGGGACATCATGCACCTAATTCAGTGTGTCATGGTTCGGGTTTTATTTTGGCTGGTTCATCCGTGTGTCATCTTCTACTTGCCACTTCCTGTCAGTGTCTGTTTCCACCATTTTTGACTGTCCCATTAGTTTCACCTGCCTCTCGTTAGGCTCCCCTCCCTgtgtcttcccctctctctgttttgttcctGGTTTCTCTGTGTAACTCCTCATGTTCTCTGCCCTCATGTTTTTGGATTCCTGCCTGTGTTCTCAGAGTTTCTGGTTTGTAattagtttttgtatttctctttgattctttttggttttgtccCAGTCGGTTTTTGTCCCTCaggattttggattttggattctTGTTTTCAACCTTTCAAGCAGATTTGTGGGCAAGTTGGCAAGGTAAGGGTAAGGGCAAGGTAAGACTCCAGCAAATTAATGTAAGTCTATGCAAAGTCCTCAACAGTCACACGAATCAACTTGTGTGTAATTAGAGCAGAGCCACCCCAGCTGCATCTCATCTCTTTAATCAGGCTTCCAGAAATACTCAGCCCTGCAGTGATGCAACACTTTGGCCCAATTTATCACCAGTGTTGCTTTTTTTGCATTTAGATCTTGTTGCCTGTTTTCCAGGACTCCCTGTTTCCCTGATGATGatgctagatgaaaagtcaggggggATTATCGAGGATTATcgaacatgaatgtctgcaccagAGTTCATGACGATCCATGTAATACTTGTTGATATATTTCGCTCAAAACCATCGTTTTCAAACTCAAACTGGCTCTAGAGGGAAGTCAGGGGATCGCCAAAGTCGGTGGCATCCATCCTCATGACAGTCCATCCAGTAGCTGTTGATATAACAGCCTGTCCAACATCCCTCCaatctaaaaaaatattcagttcactgcatgataaaaatgttttcaacccattccccaggctgtgatTTCTAATTTAGTAAAAGATGGAATCCTAAATGAAACATGCCCTCGGTCATTTGTACAGTTGTGTATATTAATCATAGTCCATTATTGGATATCTCCGTACAAAAGACTAATGTCCAAATGTCCCCTCGGGCCACAGGGAATAAAGACTCACAACCTTTAATACACAATCAGAACAGCAGTGTTTTGTTAATCAACCTGCCGTTTTCAAAAGGTCAACAGGAAGCTGACTTTCAGAGAGACTGATGCTTCGCTCTGTGAatgaatttaaataataatacacaCTTGGTTAGACACAAACTGAGGCCAGAATTTACTGTTGCCCTTCAAAACCTCAGTAGCTGTCGTACAGCAGAAGACTAGTTTTCAGGGACGGACAAATTCATGGAGCTCTCATTTCAGGCCATCCACACCTCCTCAAACTCACATCTGCATCAGCCATTcaattttcttcctcttcctccactcGTCTACATCCTGTCGCCGCTGCAACTTGGAATAgtgaaagtctttttttttgttggcgCCGACCTCCGCGGGGTCAGCTGTGGGTACCACCTaccagagagaagaagaagcacgTGAGCAAAGACTTTATAACATCTGCTGTGAGCGGCTTACAGTTGGACTTATATCTGACTTTGTTTTGAATTGAATAAAGTGTCTGAGAGCATTATGTTTCAGCTTAGGCAATGTGTTTAATGTGGCTGTTTATCTGTTTAATACAAGGGCATCAGACTCTAAGTAACAGGCTTCTTCACCTTGCAACAGAAGAGCCTCCAGCTGTTGTTCTCCATACGCTGGTACCATCCCGATCGGTCCTCCTGCACAACAGGCAAGCCTTTTGCCTCAGGCTGCTTCAGGGCTTGTCGGGTGTAGTTCCGTGGGCTGCTGGCACACACGTCTGTGACGGGTCGATGGGTGAAGATCTTGTAATAAATGTTGGGCGGAAAAGTCATCTGAAGGCAAAAGTAAAGTTTAGATGTTAGAAGTTATGTCTGCATCATTATATTCGTGTAGTTGTTGGGTAAATAAGCgttgtttctctgtttggcTCTCACCCCTCCAAGTCGAAATCTGATGAACACCCCCGCAGCAGCATCCAGCAACTCTGCCTGTCGTGGGAAAATCAAACTCCACCATTTATTAACAATTATACAGCATAAATACgtatattattcattttttaatgagcATGGTTTCCGTCACCTCTCTGGGATTGACAGTTTTGAGCATCTTCTGTGGATCCTGCTGGTTGCAATGGCTGACGCGATTTTTGAAATACTTGAAGACCTCTCTGTACTACAGTGTGGGTAGAAAAAATAGTTTTAGTTGATGCATGTTGACTTTGAGTCGAGTAtatgtaagagtgtgtgtgccaACGGCAGCAGCACTCACCACATATCTTATCCAGGCCCTCTGAATTCTTCTGGCTGCTATCTGCTGTTCTTCCTGTAAACTGGAGGTGTATGAGGGAACGAGAAGAGGTTAAAGGAAGAGGAGAATGCCAGTTAATGACAGCCAGTCAAGTACTGTATACAATCTTGACATATGTGCTTgtattttactcaagtactttcaTTTCCACTACTTGATTCTCCTACTCCAGCACATTTCGTAGGGAAATGTTAGACTTTTGATTCCACTAGAATTATCAAAAGGCTATAGTTGACAGATTTTGATTTTACATACAAAGCATGTGATCATTAAACAAATCCATTGTTATAGATTATTCTACCCTCAGGCAGAATAAGCTCCACctgctacaacattaaaatgctgcgtACACACTGATAATGTATCAATAATAGTCCaattcaaaaattaactgaCATTGTCAACAGAATGGGAAGAAATTAaagttttgacgttatgtcaaagactgtgaattgtgttgaagagatatctactgaagttagcatgctaaccagctagccccaggcctgaaaGCCTCTTTCTCAAACGTTGAAATGGATGCTTGTGTCATTTTTGCGTTTTACGTTTTGGGTCAAACTCAGGAAAGACGGCACAAAACATGTAGCCTCGCAGAGCTGATGCATGTTCCAGTGTGTGCACTCGAGTTCAGTGTATTCGTCTTATCGCAGGGGGACATCAGTGTACAGGTCAGTGCATCACACCGctgtcctctcttcctctcattcAGCTGGTTAATGCAGCGGACCAGAGCCCACTAGGGGTCAGTGTGTGCACTCTCACACTGATTCAGGTTCAGTGTCTTCATGTTCCCGCAGGGCAACATCACCTTACAAATCAATGCCAAATACTATGGCTGACACACTCTCCCAACCCACACTCACTCACCAGGCAGTTTTCAGATTTGAAATCGCTTTACTTTTCAAGTTATTGGCCTCCATTTCGCAGAGATAGCCTTGAAAGAAATCTCATAAGGCTTCCATAGAACATTAAAATTCAAACTTTCATCTTGCTTTGCCTTCAGCTCTGAATCTGTGTATCCATAATCTGGCCGTGGCATAAAATATACATTACCTCATGACTTCCTCTGTCTGTAAATGTAAGTGTAATTTAAGCTAACAGCCTGCTAACGCTAGCAGtcagattttcctttttcttcgGTTAcctggcaacaacaacaaagcacaCCTTATCTGgtactttcaaaacaaaagtgatCACCGACAACGGTGGTCAGGTTCATCAAATGTTGGTAGATTTTAGtgtaaaaactgaacaaaacaaacaaaaaaccttgTTTACTCACTTTGTGATATTCATGTAAATATCTGTCTGACTCAGCAGGCTGTACATAATGATAGGTCCAAaagtgtgcttttattttgaagacaaaACTAGTAGTATATCCAGACATTACACACTAAACTTTGCTGGCACAAACCAGTGCAGAACAACAAAATTAATCATATGAAGcagttatttaattaaaaaataattaaaggaaTACATGCTTATATTCAGTGCAGGTCAAGATGAATGTAAAGATACTTAACCTGTTGGCCTTTAGATGGAGCTCTTTCACAAGTAACCACAGCTTTTCTTTTGGCTCCCCACCACTCACACATTACACTACTATTGAGCTTGCTTATGCATGCACCACACACCCCAAATCACTAAAGATCTTTGTAAATATGTAATGAATAATGTTCTTCCTTTAAACGTCCTGATATGAACAGCCAGGCCCCCAATCCACTTTGTCAATTAGTCTGTCAGACAGTGTCATCAGCAGGGTGTGTGAGATCTCTCTCTGGGTATGAGCAAAGGCGGCAAATCAGACTGGTTGATGTGGTTAAAGCGTTCgactgtatttaaaaatatatatacacttgAGGTGTGACAGAGTCTTGCAGGAGTAAGAAAACACTCAAAAGCTGATAACATATGTCCACAGGTACACAGTCACCTGAAACCTGAAATCCTGTTTGCTCTCCAGACAAACCGTGCTCATAATCCGGGACCAAAACAGTTGCTGATATGACTTGCTAACAAGACAGATGTCCATTATGCAAATATCTGCAGAATGCATTTCCTCTCTAAAGCCTACGGGCATCTAACAGAAATCAATTCCCATTTATTCAAAGCTGaaatctcttcctcttccagtctgtttattttctccaaGGGGAATGCTCTGTCTTCTTGACTCCTAACAAGGACAGCCTGGTTTCCATACTTCtaacacagagaaaaatattATATTGGCTCGTACTTATGATACATGGCTTTTGGacaatactgtaaatgtatttagatTTCTGAATATTTTGCAGACATTTGGCTTCACGATctgattaaaggtgcattatgtgggaattttaattaatttaattcaatcaagcttTATCCAATATCAGACTCTATAGCCCGGTATCACTCTAGATTTTAAACCACCCACAGCTGCTTCACAGTCAAACACTAGGGCAACAAAACCATGCAGATGGAACAATAATCTCCACTTCACTGTAAGTaagaacaaagtaaaaacaaaatcctgGACTGTCcctttatttggatccacaccaaaagtaaatggggtctattctgggccaagacccattcTCCATCCAAGTATTGTGGAAAACCGTCTGGTAGTTTGTgcgtaatcctgctgacaaaccaacaaacaaacaatttgacAAGGGGGAAATATAACTTCACAGGTGAGAATTAactcaaattattattataactgtTCTGTCATTATATTAAAGATGTATAAgtaatgtgttgcagagattactgaagttagcatgctaaccagctagccccaggcctgaaaacctctttctccaggcagtggtccaaagctcctgccATAGCGGTGTACACCGCTGGTACACTGTTGTACACTGGTtgtctggctagctgcacagctaactgagctaacaagctaacagcagctaaaatCATGAATGTATAAATGGAATATAGTTCGCAGCAGtcagcagttactctggtgatatgcagcCCCAGTTTGTTGGGagcatgaattcaacaggtggcaaaTTTGCATGtgttgcacctttttaaaacagggTTTGACTGATAAGTTTTGAAGTGaaggcagagaaaagagaaaagagccCACAAAAGAAGCATTTTTCTGAGTGTGTGATATGAATCAGTTTCATTAAATGAGTCTGGGAGCTTGGTTTGGCATGGCAGGGTTCCTGTTGATACAGCTGACATTTCTGTGCGAATTGCCTGTGTGATTATCACAAAACTAATTTGTTGATGGCTTTGTATTTTTCATCAGTTTGGAGTTTGGCTTCCGAAAGCAGCAGTAAGCCAGACGACAAACATCTAGCATTGAAGGAGCACAGAGCCCCGACGAAAGGATAAAGATGATATCTGAGCAGATGGGGGAGGAGGTGTCTCGTGGTCTGTGCTGCCTGATTCATCTCAGTGCCTCATTGTTGGTTTGTAGCAGAATGAAAATGTATGCGTGGAATGAAAATCAAAGATTTGCATCGATTTACAGCTGAGCCTGACCTGTCACACTCTTCTAATGAGAAGACAGGAAAATGTGTGGAGTCCTTGTACAATGACACACAAGGGCGTGTTATATATTCACACCATTACCACGGATGTTCCCATTGTCATATCAACCCTGCATTTTAACTAGGTGTGTCCAATTTAGACCTCCTGTGTGTCAGTGAATGAATTCTCTCCTTCTCGCTCCTCATCAGCCACATACTGGAGCTGTGTTATTTCCTCCATTAGTTTCTGATTGTTGTGAGCAATTACGTGCAGGTGTTAATGGCTTTTACCTCAGGGGCCAGGAGAGAATGCAGCCGTGTTGATGTCCTCTCTCAAATGGAAATGCTTTGTCTTTCCAGACACTCGTCAACATGggaacaacaacagaaacacagcagtcaaCATCTATCTTGTTCCAGAGTGCACACAGTCAACAGAGAGCTGGATTCTTTCACAGGTATCGCAGCATGTGCTTCAACATTACTTCTTCCAGGGCAGTCCTCAGGGCAGATTGTTCCCTCTGCAGGGCAACTTGTTTCATCACAAAGACGGGGGAAACTGCCTCGAACTGAAGGAGGCAGCACAAGACTGATGCAATGCAAAGCCGAAGTTTAAAAACATCtgggaaaacacaacattattaCGGAAAAGCATTGGTCAATACTGGTACAGTGTGTGGATTATAATGCCAAGATGCACCCATTTAATCTGGCAGCacccattttatttcatttttatattattggTGATCTACATGGACAGTAACACCAAAGAGCAAAGGCAGAGAGATAGTGGTGTTTAACTAGGAGATCACATTTGTGGTTTGAGTCAGACCTATTTGCACATTATGAATACATTATGACAGCGTAATGATTTGGTAAAAATGTACGCATCCATATTTGTATTAAGAAGAAAAGAACCAACAAAAAAGGATATTAAGTTTGTGTGAGGCTGATATTTAGCATActtatcattaaaaaataaccaTTAAACTGGGAGGTGGTGCATGCTGTACAGATCATGAAGCTACTTGAGGAAATAGTATGAATGCAGGCTTGGGcaaatcatcatcaaaacaataaaagaaaaacagagactaACCCTGaaggcccagacacaccaaacataTGCCAAAGAACTGGTGGCGACATCGACAATTCCAGGATGACTACGGCCTTGGTCAAACTTCCTGCCCAATTTCgtttttttttggcatatcCAGTAGCGATGGGAATTCCAGCTCTTTCGAGGGAGCCAGATCATTTGGCTCAAGCTCAGCAATATAAGCCAGCTCTTTCAGCTCCCAAACGGCccttcattttatttccctTCATAATTCAGCCAAATGTTTTGACCTGTGATTGGTATGTGTGCACATAttgtggcggtactggcagtAAAGTGCTTACAAACCAgccccaacctacataaaaatttaaatgaaaaacatgtacATCTAGAGGGGATGCCCAATGTCAACTACATGGATAATAAACAAATGCATCTTCTGGGAAAATCAcaaaatgcctcttcaggggataatcaaactgaaatgtgcttctACAAGCTCTCAGTTCCCCagtgaaattatatttatattactcAGGTGGGAGCTTGCTCACATCCTTCACTTAAAGGAGCCGGCTCATATTGCCAACTCACTGATAACCGACACGTCACTAatatccagattgattttacAGTGTctggacagcaaaaaaacacatgaaatacGATTTTTACAAAGTGGATTCAAGTCAAATTTTGTAGGAGGTTTGAAATATGATTCAAATCAGATTTCCACAGCTCCTTCTCAGTCCAGACCATCTGGTGCTCTAAAGTGTCCTTTAGAGTTGCTCGCAACGCAACATGAAACAACAACGGAGAAGCATAGTAGATACagagattttttatttactgatgCATATGTCGTATGTATATGTATACCATGCAGATAGGCTGGTGATATCTGGTTACACAAGTCCAACTTGATCACCTGAAGATAGCGGTGCGGACGGCCTGTCTTACAGATCTGATTTGAGACACAAATCTGTTTTGCCTGCAGTCTTCACAAAGCCTATAGCTCCTATGAAAAGTCTTACAACAATATCCAGTTTGATAGTGTATATCCAATAATATCAAGCTTGAAACCCATTCAAAATGCATATATTTGGGACTTGACGGTGGTGTGTGAGCTCATCTTATAGGACCGGGTTACGTCAGACATAAAAGGTTAGAGCAGACTCTCAAAGTAAATCaataaagaaactgaaatatCATCCTTCATACATCTTGTAATTAACTCTATGTCATACTCAGTCGGTTAAAGATTTTTCCAGAGTGGCCACGGGACTGATCTGATCACCCAGATCTGCTTACATACTTCATTCATGCAGACAAATATGCAAAGGATTCTTAGACAGAGTAGCCATGTGGCCTCGATGTTCAACTGAGCATCTCCAGTTTCACAAGTGGGATCCAAAGTCAAGTCAAAATCATGAGCAACACACTCACTGTGGGTACAATCACTGTGTTAATACAGTCGAGCGCTCTGACTCAGAGCCCCGCGcagctggtgatggagctgtGACGTACAGTGTGAGTAATTCTAGTGCTGTTTCATCAGCCCCGAAGTGTTAGAGAAATTCACAATGGCTGCGCTGGTATTGAACCATGACACTTCATGGGGCTTATACATGGGAAGATATCTATGAGGCATACCCATACAAatacaccacacacaaacagatacgAGATACCCTCAGTCCATTGCTCCCAACACCTCTAACAAGTCCAAACAAAGATCATGGAGGCTGGCAggttcatttattattaaagtgTTCTGAGCAAAGCCTGCCATCAGCTCTGAATTACATACCTGCCAGAAGAGCAGCTACTCTCCAGTTTAATGCTACAAACGCAGATTCAAAAATCAACCTCACGCTGTCTGTATATGACTTGTACAACAGACCTGGAGGAAGTCTGCCTTCTTCACAGGGGAAAAAGAATTAATTTGACTCAAAATCGTAATGCCTTAATCTGATAATCTGATTATCTTAATCTGATTTATTTCAGCACAACAACTGCAGTTTGAAAAGTTCTCCAACAACTGCCTCAGAGTCGTTTTTATCAGTATCATCTCTGCACATGACAGTGTAACACTGTGGTTCTTCTTCTGGAATGTTCCCGTTCAGAAGCCGAAGAACGTTCACCCCACCAATACTTATCAATCATTAACAATGACAGAGGAATTACAGGGAAAAACTGTTAGCAGTGTACCTGAGAACAAGAAGATCACTAATAATGCATTAAGGATGAATAGTGCAGCAAAACATGTGACTGCGTTGGGCTCTGTGGGATTAAGTGTGCGCAGGTATGTTTAGATGACACCTTCATGAATTTACAATGGCCCTTTTGATTATGTATTATGAATCTGTGTGGTTGTACAGTGCATGTATGCTCATACCGTACATAAGCATAACTCAGCCAGCTTGTTCCAGACATACTGTATCGCCCTGTTTGTAAAGCTCTGGATCAGCATCAGCATGACAAcatccatctctccatctcttcatcACTCATCAACTGTTCTGGATGGTTGATGACACGGTATGCTTTGGGCAGAGCAGCAGTTATCTTCAGTCTAATGCATTAACAATGTCACACTGTAACCAACAATCTTATCATGCTATCGTATGCTCAAGACTAATCCTTTCATGTTTAGCATCTACCTGTAACGCAAGGGATCTGTCT
This window contains:
- the LOC141014310 gene encoding cytidine deaminase-like, with the protein product MANLKTGDTADWIKSLIQESHKAKEFSYCPYSELRVGSALLTEDGKIFTGCNVENACFYLGLCAERTAINKAVSEGHRKFKAIAVSSDLEDRVIPPCGACRQVIREFGDIPVFMTKVDGSYTMMTLEELLPLSWGAEYLKKQETDSLKRN